Part of the Candidatus Dadabacteria bacterium genome is shown below.
GAACCCGACAGATGACGTAAGCCTTATTCTGCGTTACCAGTACGAAAAAACGAGAAACGACGGCACCGCGTCACAGAACCGGCGCGACTTTGACCTCAATAGTCATGATTTCAGTATTGATGAGGAAGGCTTCAGGAGGCATGAACATCACTTCTTCACCGCTCAGCTGGACTGGGATGTGGATTTCGGAGACGGCACCGTGACCAATATATTCGGGTTTTACGATGCAGAAGGTACCGCTTTGATTGATGTCGATGCTACTCCGCAAGATGTTTTCCACATACGCGGATGGACCCCATACCGCCAGTGGAGCAACGAACTGCGCTACGCGGGCAGATTCTTCGAAAGTCTCCACGCGACGACCGGTCTTTATTACTTTACAAACGAGATAAACTACCATGATAGCCGTTATATACTGGGAGGAGCTCTAACCCAAAACTTGGGAGGGGATTATTTTGTTGATACTCTGGGAGTGTTTGTTTCGCTTGATTACGATCTGACGGATCGGGTAACGCTTATATCGGGCGCCCGTTACAGCTATGAAAAGAGAAAGGCGGAGACCGCTTCCGCTAGTCCGACGCCCTGCAACATTGCGGTCGGACCGGCATGCGAGTTTGATTTCACCGACGAGGAGACCTGGAACAGCTGGTCGCCCAAAGTTGGCGCTGTCTACCATGTAAGTGACGGAGCGAACATTTACGGACACTGGACCAGAGGATTCCGTTCAGGGGGCTATAATCTGCGAAATAGTTATCCACCGACTGAAGAGCTTCCGGGGCCGTACGATGAGGAAAGGATCGATACCTTTGAGGCGGGATTCAAGATATCCGCAAACAGGGGGATCCTAAACGGCGCGGTTTTCTATAACATGATTGATGATGTGCAGCGGATAATAACTCTCCCTGAATCGTCAAGCGGTATCGCACAGGAGATTCGCAACACTGCGGACGTGGAAGCCTTCGGCTTTGAACTTGACGGACTGGTTGCTGTTACCGGGAACTTTTTTCTTCTGGGTTCAGTAGGATATGTAGATCCCGAGTACACCAAAATAAAATATGACCTTAATCTGGATGGTTCGCTTGACAAAAAAGACTTGGCTCTTGAACTTCCCCGGGCCGCGAAATTAACCTGGAGCGTCGGCGCTACCCATAGCGTCGGACTTGCGAACTGGGGCAAGATGGTTTCAAGGGCAAGCTATTCATATCGCGACAAGTCATATCTCTCGGATGACAATACGGGATATACTCCCGAGCAGAACATTGTTGAGGCCGGAATTGATATCAGCCCGATGAACGAGAGGTTTTCAGTTGGGTTCTACGGAAAGAACCTTCTTAACGAGGTCAGGCACGGAAGCTATCAAACGCTTGACAATCCTCTGTTTCCACAATTGGGAGGTTCATTCACGCCGCTTTCCAAGGGCAGAACCTTCGGTGTGCAGCTGACCTACCGGTACAGGTGACGGAGAAAAGGAGACACACGTGCCGGTGAATGTCATGTCCGTGATCCTGATGGATCTGCGTGTGCTTGGACGAGTCCGGCATCTTTTTCCAAGACAGGGGCGCATTTCGAACCACGTGCGGTAAATATCTTTCAACCCGCCAGCGGTCAGGTTAACGGGTTTCTGGCGGAATCCCCCGGGGGAGCGTGGCGGGAGGAATTGCAGTCGGTCTCGCCATAATTGTTCACGGAGTCGGTGCACGGGCTCGGAGCGGGCAAGATTGACGGACGCCGGTGTCGGCGCCGCAGCGGTTGTTACTCAAAGTAAAGAGTATGCTCGACCGGGTAGATTTCCCCTGCCTGCCGGCAGATGGCGGAGGGAAGGCCTGAATTTCTCCGCGTTCGTCCTGCTGCGTACTGGAACCCTGGGCCGGAAGCGTGCTCGTCACAGGCCAGACATGGGTTCAGGTTCCCCCGCTCGTCGGCATGCGCGTCGTCCATGTCATTTGTCAGCACGTTCCAGAGCCCGTAGTGCTCCACGCAGGTCTTCATGCACCAGCGTCTGGTGTGCAATACGTTGTATGTCCAAGTCTCGGCGCATGGCTCTGCAAAGCCGACTTTTTCCATGAGACACTTCTTGATGCCATCTGCCGTAAGCTTCCTCCCGCACGTTCTTGCTGGCTTCGTCAGATTCGGTTTTGCTAGGTAGACGGCGAGATCACGCAAGGAGGAGCACGTTCCGCAGTGATAGCGGTGTGTAACGACATGGCCTTGCGAAAGCGCGCTTTCCTGGTCGGGAAACGTGCGTAGCCGGTAGTCCACGCGATCCGGGTCCACGAACTGGACGGCACACACCTCGGTATTTGAGCCCAGTGACGAGTGCCACCGCAGCACCGGCTCCTGACCGTAGAACAGAAACGTTGCCCTGGTCTCATCGATCTCGTAGCTCCTCGTGTCCAGGGGCAGGGGATAGCGTAGTCCCGCAATGCTGGAGTAGGATTCACGGTACCGGGGCTCGAACGGACTAGACGTAAGAAAGCCGCCCGCGTCTCTTGAGAGTGAAGCACCGGTTTCTGTATCTCCGCTCCCGAGATCCAGATGGTTATAGACCTCGTTGCCGTTTAGAAGGTTCGTATTCCGCAGACGTTCAACCAGTGCGCCGGTTCCGGACAGACTGGGCGCACGATCGTCGGCGCAGACAGAATCATCCCGGGAAACTTCCTGGCCCAAAGAGGGGGGAAGCGGCAGGAGCCACGCGATCAGCACCAGCACGGCCCCCAAGCCGGCGTACTTCCCCACCTTGGCGATGGGGGTTCCGTTTGAACCGCCCGCCGTACGCGGTCGAGGATTCC
Proteins encoded:
- a CDS encoding TonB-dependent receptor, giving the protein MIKRKFRSAMKGLLCLFLAGLLLASLGGGDASAQDDDTVAQNIFGVSGVFLEKITVTARKREELIQDVPLSITHFSSEEIEALKVNDLESLAVRMPNVALDDAISGMSIANFSIRGVGINDSIASVDPTVGVFVDGVYMGQISIVLFDTFDVESIEVLRGPQGTLFGRNVTGGAVLINTKKPGDVFEASARASFEGGGESLNSYYMSTIGGPISETVSVKVSAYTNQDNGWFKNLHTGEAFGENDIRMVRTAISWNPTDDVSLILRYQYEKTRNDGTASQNRRDFDLNSHDFSIDEEGFRRHEHHFFTAQLDWDVDFGDGTVTNIFGFYDAEGTALIDVDATPQDVFHIRGWTPYRQWSNELRYAGRFFESLHATTGLYYFTNEINYHDSRYILGGALTQNLGGDYFVDTLGVFVSLDYDLTDRVTLISGARYSYEKRKAETASASPTPCNIAVGPACEFDFTDEETWNSWSPKVGAVYHVSDGANIYGHWTRGFRSGGYNLRNSYPPTEELPGPYDEERIDTFEAGFKISANRGILNGAVFYNMIDDVQRIITLPESSSGIAQEIRNTADVEAFGFELDGLVAVTGNFFLLGSVGYVDPEYTKIKYDLNLDGSLDKKDLALELPRAAKLTWSVGATHSVGLANWGKMVSRASYSYRDKSYLSDDNTGYTPEQNIVEAGIDISPMNERFSVGFYGKNLLNEVRHGSYQTLDNPLFPQLGGSFTPLSKGRTFGVQLTYRYR